The DNA segment AGTATTGACCGATAGATTATTATATTGATTGACCATTGCAACTACTAAATCTACTGATTCCTTAACCGATATACCAACACTTTAATTTCATTCGAAATTCTATCATGctttaatgaaaatgaaaatcgtTATAGGTGTTATATCAATGAGCTGAGTTGAGATGGTACTTCAATTTATACAGCTCACAGTTTAAAATATACCATATATATACATGCCTCATGTGGCACtattatttgatatataattGATACATCTCAATAAAAAGGTGTACGATTGGggtcttgaattttaatattatgtgttATTATAGAaagtaaaaatcatttaatccCAACCCGAATTATCAAATTCATGTTCCAAGCTCTTAGTTCCTACCAAAATACTATTATAGCTTTTCCTTGCTGTGAAGCATGTGGgctgttatatatataacagtcatgattattttttttcagcaTGAGAAACCTCTTAATAGTGCCTATATATCGTTGTAATAGCTAGCAGAAGGAAGTGAACATTAATGTAACTGATAAAAAGAAATGCATAGAAATTGGATTTGTTGTCATTACTCAAAAATTGGTAATCTTTACAAGTTGAGAAGATGCCTATAGTGTAAAATGTCTACTAATCTATGTGAGTCTCCCACAGTGAGATTTGTGGTCTCAATTCAAGTGAGAAGTTATATGTTGGAAAACATCTTCACTGCAAGGAATTGTGAGGCCACCCAAGGGATGATCATATCCAAACTCTTCCTCAGCTTGATACAAAAGATCTTGGAATGAAGGCTGATTCAAGTATGATACGGGAACCACAAACCGCTTTTGTTTCTCCCCAACATACACTGCAAGATAGCCCTTTGGAACTTGTACAGATTTTGAAGCTGCTTGGCTAGCCGTGAACGATGCCCGTCGAACAGCAGGTAAACGGAAACCCATTCTATTTTGCTTGATTGAAGGAAGAAGAACAATCTCTAATTTGAAAAGAATGATCCAAAATGTCGAAGCTTGAGGAATGCAATGGCTTGTGTTATTTGTGTTGACTGAAGACCAAgaattgtgtatatatatagtttgtAAGATTCTGTGGAAACCCAATTCCCAGAGAAAGTGACTGTCAATGGATGGAGGGCATACGCATGAGATATCACAAGGTGTTGTCTTCGGTCCAACTATGAAGGATAAGTTGTGAAGACTTGCGTAACCCCACCTTATCATACATTAATTGGCCAGCATAAAGCCTCCACATGTAACCAAATGAGACGTGCCTCAGTGAAACGTAACGTCTATTCAAGCATTATTTGGTATTCCATATTTTTGTAAACATGCTCTGGGCATGTTCTGGAAGGTAATTTCTGGCTGATGAATTATAAGGCAGCGGATAGCGAGAGGtcatatatcattttaattatttctgaTGCCTGACATCTATTTTATTTCACGCGAGAAAGTCCTCCAAGGCAGTCCATATGCCCTTGTCTCCCTGTCTGTCCCATCCAATCAGTCTTGTCTTATAGTCCTCCCACCTCAGTGATTCATGCAGCCAATGATTCCTCTCCAATTATTTCTTCTATATATGTTCATGGATGCAAGCATTTAGGACAACAGAAGTGATTCACATCCTAAAGCATTTGAAGTTCAAAAACTTGCATCTTATTCACAATATTCTCTTCCCAAGTCTCAACTCATACAACAACAATGGGTTTTCGCTTACCTGGCATCAGGAAGACATCAATTGCTGCAAACCAAGCATCTTCCAAATCTGTGGAGGTGCCAAAGGGCTACCTTGTAGTCTATGTTGGAGACAAAATGAGGCGGTTTCTTATCCCCGTATCATACTTGAACCAACCATCCTTTCAAGATTTGTTGAATCAAGCTGAGGAAGAATTCGGGTATGACCATCCAATGGGCGGTCTCACAATACCATGCAAGGAGGATGAGTTCCTAACCGTCACCTCTCACTTGAATGACCTGTAAATCATGCTAATGGATACACGGATAGATTAGATGAGGCAAATTTGTACAGAAGaggcattttcttttattgttagGGATTTCTATTTTCTACTGAAGTTGAAACCTGTTTCCTTAATGAGAATTAATGCAGCACAGGACACGTATTGTTTAATCACTTTTTGCCTTTGCCAAATCTTGATATGGTTTAACAGATAACACACAGTATCATTGTCAAATTTAAGTTATTGATATGTATCAGCATGATCAGACTATCGGCTTATAAATATTAGGCATTAATTGCCGTAATTCTGTTGGAGATACAGGGCAACCTTGATAAGGTTGTTAATTACTAAACTGACCTATTGTATTTCAATATTTGTCCATGACCTGAACAAGAAATGCACAACACTTTTTTGTCCTGAAACAGTTTTCGCCACTTGTTGCCACATTCTTCTATAACATGTGCTTCTTTTAGTTCCCTCTTTAAGCACCACAATGTAATTATATATCTTCGGTTGAATTATTACTCCCTCCCACTCTATCATCACTGCAAAATCATTATCGTTGTCCAAAGGTTCATCAACTCTTTCATTTTCCTAAACAAGCAGCCATGGAGTTGTTACTACTATGGTATTGCCATGGAATTATTACTACGTACCATGGTATTGCCCCAAATATCACAGAAATAACAGAACAGATCGCCAACTTTTGGTGGACATAAAGTAAGAACTCCGATCCACACAGTTTCGAACTATTCTTCTTGCACGGTATGgtcatatataat comes from the Glycine soja cultivar W05 chromosome 6, ASM419377v2, whole genome shotgun sequence genome and includes:
- the LOC114417129 gene encoding auxin-induced protein X10A, with product MGFRLPGIRKTSIAANQASSKSVEVPKGYLVVYVGDKMRRFLIPVSYLNQPSFQDLLNQAEEEFGYDHPMGGLTIPCKEDEFLTVTSHLNDL